The following proteins are co-located in the Vidua macroura isolate BioBank_ID:100142 chromosome 1, ASM2450914v1, whole genome shotgun sequence genome:
- the KLF10 gene encoding Krueppel-like factor 10 — translation MEMMTEKQRDMRYFWNNTPEKSDYEAVEALISMSCNWKSDLKKHGEMRPITPASDMSEESDEALLPGAADFNAIPAFCLTPPYSPSDLEMSQVIHPLGKALPEAAKPPLATPRREGERSPAARPLKARVTSVIRHTADAQLCDHKTCPVRTASVLKYQDSAWRETNRKQNASEEHSVCSAAAPSGASAETSELSVAEGRIAEPAVGPVPLTKPSVRKESVPEPAEQPAVAAPLSPAQGSGAPPVPVICQMVPLPANNNVVTAVVPNTAPSQQPALCQPMVFMGTQVPKGAVMFVVPQPVVQGSKAPIVSPNGTRLSPIAPAPGFVPSTAKATPQADSSRIRSHICGYPGCGKTYFKSSHLKAHVRTHTGEKPFSCSWKGCERRFARSDELSRHRRTHTGEKKFACPMCERRFMRSDHLTKHARRHLSAKKLPNWQMEVSKLSDVAVPPTSATTQ, via the exons ATGGAGATGATGACTGAAAAACAGAGAGATATGAGGTATTTCTGGAACAATACCCCTGAAAAAAGTGATTATGAGGCCGTAGAAGCCCTTATTTCTATGAGTTGCAACTGGAAATCAGACCTCAAGAAACATGGAGAAATGAGACCCATAACTCCTGCATCTGACATGTCAGAAGAAAGCGATGAGGCTTTGCTTCCTGGAGCAGCGGACTTTAATGCAATACCAGCATTT TGCCTGACCCCTCCCTACAGCCCTTCCGACTTGGAGATGTCGCAGGTGATCCATCCGCTCGGCAAGGCGCTGCCCGAGGCTGCCAAGCCTCCTCTGGCCACACCTcggagagaaggagagaggtcTCCAGCAGCCAGGCCTCTGAAGGCTCGAGTGACAAGTGTTATCCGCCACACGGCTGATGCCCAGCTCTGTGATCACAAAACCTGCCCTGTGAGAACAGCCAGTGTGCTCAAATACCAGGACAGTGCTTGGAGGGAAACAAACAGGAAACAGAATGCCAGCGAAGAGCACTCCGTGTGCTCTGCCGCGGCACCGAGTGGAGCCAGTGCTGAGACCAGCGAACTGTCAGTGGCAGAAGGAAGAATTGCAGAACCAGCTGTTGGTCCCGTGCCCTTGACAAAGCCCTCGGTGAGGAAGGAGTCTGTCCCTGAACCAGCCGAGCAGCCAGCGGTGGCAGCACCGCTGTCCCCTGCCCAAGGCAGCGGAGCTCCCCCTGTGCCAGTGATTTGCCAGATGGTCCCACTGCCCGCAAACAACAATGTTGTGACAGCTGTGGTGCCCAACACTGCGCCGAGCCAGCAGCCGGCTCTCTGTCAGCCCATGGTCTTCATGGGCACCCAGGTTCCCAAAGGTGCTGTCATGTTTGTTGTGCCCCAGCCAGTTGTCCAGGGCTCAAAGGCTCCCATTGTTAGTCCAAATGGCACGAGACTGTCTCCCATTGCCCCCGCTCCTGGCTTTGTACCTTCTACAGCAAAAGCCACTCCTCAGGCTGATTCTTCAAGAATAAGAAGTCACATTTGCGGCTACCCAGGATGTGGGAAAACGTACTTCAAGAGCTCCCATTTGAAGGCTCATGTCAGAACACACACAG gaGAAAAGCCATTCAGTTGCAGTTGGAAAGGCTGTGAGAGGAGGTTTGCACGGTCTGATGAACTGTCTCGGCACCGCAGGACGCACACCGGGGAGAAGAAGTTTGCCTGCCCGATGTGCGAGCGGCGGTTCATGCGGAGCGACCACCTCACGAAGCACGCGCGTCGCCACTTATCAGCAAAGAAATTACCGAACTGGCAAATGGAAGTGAGCAAGCTCAGTGATGTTGCCGTGCCACCAACGTCTGCGACCACCCAGTGA